The following are from one region of the Mustela lutreola isolate mMusLut2 chromosome 7, mMusLut2.pri, whole genome shotgun sequence genome:
- the VCPKMT gene encoding protein N-lysine methyltransferase METTL21D has product MVSTSPLGGAGPSSGWSWGGACGCDVTARATSCCPAAMAASLESAEDPLRNFVRVLEKRDGTVLRLQQYGSGGVGCVVWDAAIVLSKYLETPGFSGDGAHALSRRSVLELGSGTGAVGLMAATLGADVVVTDLEELQDLLKMNINMNKHLVTGSVQAKVLKWGEEIEDFPSPPDYILMADCIYYEESLEPLLKTLKDLSGFETCIICCYEQRTMGKNPEIEKKYFELLQLDFDFEKIPLEKHDEEYRSEDIHILYIRKKKSKSLS; this is encoded by the exons ATGGTGTCAACTTCGCCACTAGGAGGCGCCGGGCCCTCTTCAGGCTGGTCTTGGGGCGGTGCATGTGGCTGTGACGTCACTGCACGCGCCACATCTTGTTGCCCGGCAGCGATGGCGGCTTCTTTGGAGTCCGCGGAGGACCCACTGCGGAACTTTGTTCGAGTTTTGGAAAAGCGAGATGGCACGGTGTTACGACTGCAGCAGTATGGCTCCGGCGGCGTGGGCTGCGTTGTTTGGGACGCTGCCATTGTCCTTTCTAAGTACCTAGAAACGCCCGGGTTTTCCGGGGATGGGGCTCACGCTCTGAGCCGGCGGTCCGTGCTGGAGCTGGGCTCCGGCACTGGGGCTGTAGGGCTCATGGCTGCTACCCTCGG GGCTGATGTTGTGGTCACAGATCTTGAGGAATTGCAGGACTTGCTGAAGATGAATATTAATATGAACAAGCATCTTGTCACTGGTTCTGTTCAAGCCAAGGTACTGAAATG GGGGGAAGAAATAGAAGactttccttctcctccagaCTATATACTGATGGCCGACTGCATATACTATGAAGAG TCTTTGGAGCCGTTGTTGAAAACTCTAAAAGATCTTAGTGGATTTGAGACTTGTATTATATGTTGTTATGAGCAACGAACAATGGGAAAAAATCCAGAAAtcgagaaaaaatattttgag CTCCTCCAGCTAGACTTTGACTttgaaaaaattcctttggagaaACATGATGAAGAATATCGAAGCGAggatattcatattttatacatcagaaagaaaaaatcg aaatcTCTATCGTGA